TCTCCCACTCGTAGCCGAACCTTTCAAGCTCATCAGGATCTCGTTTTTTCTCTAGATCCCAAGCCTGTCGGATGACGCGGCCATAAATAGTATTCCTGTTGATCTGTGCAAGTCTAGCTATGAAATCAAAGTCCACGTCTTTGTAGCGGATTTTCCCTTCTCTAGCGATGCAGTTGTTGTCTTTTTCTATTGCTTCTAGGTTTCTCACCGGACGGAAGACTATCCTCTTTACGGGGAACGCCTTTGGTTTTAGGCCATGCCAACTGAGGATCGAGTGTTTATCACCTGGAAATGGGGGATATAAGGTGAAGGGGTAGTTGGGCCAGCCAAAGGCGAAGTCCCCTGGCTTTCCGTGGAGCACTCCATCGTTTTTAAGAATGTTGTAATACTGGAGTAACGGTTGAAAGTTCTCTTTCACGAAGTCGGGGCCTTTCTTCTTCGTTATAATGGTCAAGAAATCCATTAGGTCTTTTGCCTTGTTCTTATCGTATTTCTGCTCGATGACGACTACTAGTGCTCCAGGGATGTTTTGGAAGATCTCTTCAGCTATGGCTCTCATAACTGTGGTCTTCCCGCTACCGCTTGGCCCGAGGAAAGTTATGTGGTTGGCTTCGTTTTCCTTTAGCTCCACGTAGCGTTTTTCTTTGTCTGTGTTCTTCCCAATATAGATTGATACTCCCATCTAACCCACACCTCTGTCTGCTTTCTATGATTGCAGGGGTCTGCGTGACATATCACGATTTCACACTTTTGGGCTTCCTCTACCCGTCTTTTTCAAGATGGGGGTTTCTCCTCTTGTGCTTTGAAAATAAAACTATGCAACTCTCCCACAATGCTTTTTTAGAGGCCGCCAAGTTCCCACGACCTTTTCTTCCTGTACAGGCCATACCCAATCAAGCCCACAACGATAACGCTGAACGCTATTGCCTTGATGATGACAGAGCCGACCAGCTTCTCTTTCTTTGCCTTCTCGATGTAGCTCTGCTCGCTCTTCTGCGAAGCATCTTCGAGAAGGGTCTGTATCATCTTCCTGTACTCATCGTTCTGCTGTTCAAGAAAGTCCGCTTTTGCCTTGACTGCGTTGTACTGGTTCGTCAGGTTCGCTAACTGTGCCTTGAGCTCGCGATTTTCCCTCGTCAGGTTCAGAATCTTTGCGTTCAGCTCGGCTGTGTTGGGCTGGTTCTTGAGCTTGCTCTGAAGCTCTGAAACCTGCTGCTTGAGCTGTTCGTTTTCTTTCGCGAGCTTGTTGTATTTGGTCGTCAGGTTCGCCAGCTTTTCTCTCAACTCTGTGTTCTCGTTCCTCAGCTCCGCGGCCTCGTCTGGAGCACTGAAACTCACTGCGAACGGCTTCTCGCTTTCAACGTGAACGTAGCCCTCATCGCCGAGCGCCGCGAAGAGTATTTCCAGGCCCTTAGTGGTGTAGTTCTCGCCGTCGCCGAGAATCGTTTGAATCTGGCTATCCTGCTCAATGACGAGGACGGTTTCATTTGTCTTGATGTTCTTATCAACGAGTAGGCTCAGGTCGTTGATGTAAACGCGCTCGCCGACACTAAGGCTCCCGCTCCAGTCGTAGAGAGTCCCTCCTGACGCGAGGCTGGCAGTCAGCAGGAACAAGATAAAGGCGAAAACCAGCCGCTTCATATCACTGTCCCTCCGGGTTGTTTACGATGACCGTCAACTTTTCAGGACTCAGAATCGTGATGTTGGCGATGTAGTACGTCGTGCCCGTGAAGTAGCCAGTCCCAATTATTGTTATGTTGTTGATAGTGACGTTCATCGGCTCCCAATAGATCGTATCCGGGAATATGAAGAAGAACTTGCCCTTGTTGGGGTCGTAGTCGGGCCTAATTGTCAGGTTCAGCTCCTGGATCGTCAGGTTTCCGCCAACGTAAACCAGCTCCTCGTACCTGTGTATGGTGAGTTCCGAAGTTGGGATTGTGGAGTTTGTGCTGTTAGAGGTGTTAAGTGGTATCGTGTAGGTCTCGTTGCCAAAGCCGATTATGATTCCACCATCACCCCAACCAATGCACCCTGCGGTACTCACAACCGCCGCGAGGACTATTATCATATATAATATATGAATATATGACTTCATACCTATGAACTTCATTCTTCTCACCCCAAAAGGCCTTTCACCGAGACCGCTCCCGTCTTCCGGTTCACCCAAATGAAGCCAGCAAAGAGCTTAGAACCACCAGTATCGAGCTTCAGCTCGAAAACCCAATACTTCTGGCCGTCCTTTTCCTTCTCAGTGAGGCTCTTTTTGTCTGGATAGAGCTTGTAGTTGTACTTCTCCAGTTTCTTGTTGTAGCTGGCTAGATACTGCCGAGCGATCTCGTACGCCTGCTCGGCTGTGACCGGATAGTCCTCAACATAGGCCCCCTGGACTATCGTGAGGTGTCCGTCAGCCCACCGTATTGTGTTGTTGCTGAAGATGAATCCCTCAGTCGGATAACCAAGCTCATACAGTCTTTCTTTTAGTGGGTCGTGCTCGGCAAACGTCGAATAGCTGAAATAAGCCAAAAAAATTAAGCTAACCACCGCGAAGAGCCTTAGAATGACTTTTGAAAAAGATGGGGTGGAGCGGTGGGCGTACATTTCAGCCCACCTCAACTAGAGCTCTGCTCGGTCACAACAACCGGCCAGGTAGCGGTCGCGTTGGCCTGAATCACATATGGGGCGGTCTCGTTGTAGAGCATGGCCTTGTTGCCGCTGATGTCCTCAACTACAAAGTAGAATGCATAGTAGTCATTCGCAGTGACGTTGGTGATAGTGATTGGCAGGGCCGTAGCGTTAACCTCGGTGAAGGTCGTAGTGTTGCTCACGGTGTTGCTGGTGCCTAGATCAGCCCAATAAACGTAGTACTTGGCTATCTGGTCATTGTCAGTCGCGTTGAAGTCAATGCTGAAGGTTCCAGCCGTGCTGTTATAATCGAGGCTAACACTTGAGAGGGTCGGAGCGGTCGTGTCGGTAACAGTAATGCTCTGAACGTCGCTTTCAAGGGTCTTGTCAGTGTCATAAACGACCTTGACCTTGTAGTAAACCACGTCACCGAATTTGCTTGGAATCTCAGCCTTGTATGTGCCGTTCTCGGCTGTGGCGTTCAGGGCAGTATAGGTCGCGTTGTTCGGATCCGCGACGTTGAGCGCGTAAAGAACCTGAACGCTGGATATGTTGAAGTGCTCCTCGTTGGCCAGTTGGAAGCTCACGAGAACGTGGCCAGTGCTCTGGTCAACTATAGCCAAAAGGTTGCTGACGGCGAGTTCATAAGTGGTGTTCTCAGTACTGTTGTCGCTCAGGGCATTGGTTATGTCAACAAAGCCGCCTCCGCCGCCGTGATAGGCCCACCAGCCGATGGCGGCGAAGAGTAGTATCAGGCCAACGGTTATGATCTGTCTCTCTTTCTTTCTCATTTCTCAAACACCTCCAAACGACTTAACAAGTTCTGGAATCTGTTTCAGGAAAGAAAAGAAAGTGTCAACTAAGCCGAATGACTTTAAGAGTGCCAGGGCCCCGAGAGCGTAGAACACCAAGCTCACCTTGCCTTTTGCCAGGACGCCGATGAGGATGAGGATTAGGCCGAGCGCGAGGTATGGGTGGCTTCCTGCAAGGTTGTGGAGCTGATCAATGATGCTGTTCGCGTCCATGTCAATCCCTCCTGTTCTTTGCTGCTAATCCTGCCAGAACGCCAGCTAAGCCGAAGCCCGTGACTCCCTTAATGAATTCCAGGGCCGTTGCTGTTGGATCGCCGGTAATCGCCAGCATGAAGATTCCGCCGAGGATAAGGAATGCCGCCGCGTCCCAAAGTCCCCAACTGTCTAGGTCGCTGATTCTGTACACTGCGAGCCCTATGAGGGCCGAGGGAATGAAGAGCGCCCAAAAGCCACTGAGGCCGAGGAGGTTGCCTGCTGTAACCATGCTGTTCTGGAAGTGGAAAATGCAAAGGAGGTAAGCGATGAGAGCTGCTGCAACCCTGCCGAGCATTGTCAGTCACCTCAGATCAGCCCGGGGATGTGTGGAAGTATTGAAATGAATGCACCTTTTGTGGCGATCGTTGCGGCGGTCCAGAACCAAAGTATCAGCTCATTGTTGCCAGTCTCTGGAGCGAAGATGTATAGGCCGATCAATCCGGAGACGAAAAGATTTGCTGGCCCGACATCGCCGATGTTGAGCGTCATGGTTCCTGTGATTGCCCACATGACCCCTAGCATTCCGAGCGCTGCGAAGAGCAAACTGATGAGGATTGCACCTACTCTGCTCTTCTTTTTGCCTATTGAGCCGTAGATTCCCGCGTAGAGCTTGTTGTAGTAGTCGTTCTTATCTGCGAGCTTATCGAAGAGTTCAACGAGCACTACGAATGCCAGCGGCACCGATGCCATTGCTTCTGTTGTCTGCTGTACTGTTATGCTGTGTTGTCCTGCATACCACAAAAGTAAACCAAGAAAGCCCGAGGCTAGGGCCGTCTTTAAGGCCCATTGCCCGGCCTTCAGTTTTTTTGGTTGTTGTTCCTCCCCCATCTTCAATCACCACCTCAAAGCAGTTTTCTCCAAACCACGAAAGCGCCAACTAACACGAACACTATTGCGAGAAGCGCCCAAAGTGGAATTCCGAGAATCTTCTTACTCAGCATGCTCTTTGCAGTTGTTAGGATGTCAATGTGTGGCTTGTACTCATCGGCAAGCTGACTCAGCTCATCACCCTTCTGTGCGTCAAGTTCGGCCTGTTCGTACTCGCCGTAGAGCGCCTTCTCAGCCGCGCTCATGTAGAAGTCTCCGGCCTGCTCAAGCTTTTTGGCAACGTTTAGCCAGTTGAGGTACTCTTGGACAGCATCGGTCTGTGTAATTTTGTTGAGAGCCTCAATGGCATCCTGGTATGCCTGTATCGCTTTCTCAGCGTAGAGGGAAGCCTTTTCATTGCCCTCGGCGTCTGCCTTCTTCTTGAGATCCTCGGCGGCAGTGATCTTCTCCTGGAGACCGTTAATGAGGCTGGCTGCGATCGCTTTAGTCTGATTGATCTCACTCGCTTCGAGCTTGCCATCGTCAGTAAACTGAACGAGCTGGTCTATCTGATTATCCGCCAACACTGTCCTTGTGTTCGGGATAACAGAGACCTTCGGATTGACAACAAGCCAGAGCGGTATTGTGATATTGTCATCTCTCGTGATCGTGAAGTAAGCCAGTCCATAGACCTTATAGGTTAACGTGCTCAGGTCTTCAGTGTAGTGGGCTGTCAGGAGCTTTTGAGTTGGAGTGTCCGGACTCATCGTGCCGAGGTTTCCAAATATTGAATCTGCAACTGTCCAGCTTAGATCCTTGTACTCTCTCACTGCTACGAACCTGAAGTCGTCATTGAAGGACGGATTAAGAGGCTCAAAATAGCCTGGATTAGGCACAATATAGAACTTGTAGTCTGCTGTTGAACCAATGACATGAACTGGAGTCGCAAAGGTCAGTATAATGAAGTTTGAGAGCGCTCCAGCGTACTTCTCCTGATAAAGCGCCCATTTCGTTGAGGCTTCAGTATTGAGGAACTTAACTGGTAGAGATGCATAGAAACCATCTGCAAGATCGGCGATGTCGTGGGCCATGCTCACGTGCCGCCAGGCGCTGGTGGTGTAAGCAGTATACTTAATGTCATCATTCCTAACGAAGACGTAGCACGTAGAGGTGTTTGAGTCCCACTTATGGTTAGGTTGAGCAGTACAGGATGACTGATCAGTGTACTGCGGGTCGTTCTGCCAGACCTCACGGTAAGCGTCAACCTTAACGAAGATCTCCCACGTTGAAGTGTTCGCGCTGAATATCTGTTCGATCAAGTCTCTAGTGACCTGACCGGTTTGAATAGCGTTCTGCACCTGGTAGACCCAATCGTCCGGAACCTTGAGAATTGTTGAATAAACCACACTTTGGCCGTTTAGGCCCTCGCTACCAGTTCCGTAATCCCAAACGCGCTTCCAGAGCGGGACGCTACTGTTCTCCTTCTGAAGATAGATCTCAACACTGCGAAGGTGTATGACGTTAAATGGTATGTTGCTCTCTTTTGTGTAGAGTTTAGCCTGGACGGGGAAAGCTGAAAAGCCATAGATCTTTGAGGGAGCATAGATCTCAATCCAGAGGTCGCCAGTTGCTCCATCTTCCTTAGTGTCATACCTCACCAGATCAGAGCGGAGCTTCGCGGTAAGCTCTGCAATCCTTTCATATGCCTGCTGGTTAGCGTCGTCTATGACTTTATTGAGTTCATCGTCATCGTTTTTGACGGTAGTTCCATTTGCTTGGCGCTCGTAAGTTATTGTTGCACCACTGTCACTATCTCCACCCCGAGACCCTCCAAACGCTAGTTCTAGCGCTGAATATGTCAAACCTGCGGCTGCCATTCCCATTGCAACGCATGCACCTGTACCGAAACCCATGGTCCCTGCCATGCATGCTCCGCCAACGACAACACCCACTACTGTCGAGACGACCATTTTGCCGGTGTTGCTCGCCCTCTCTTTGACACCATTCCACCAGCTGCCGAAGTCAAACGCTAGGGCTGGCTGTGCATAGATGCTTGTGGTAAAAATGAGGAGTAACAGTAACCCTGACAGGCGCTTTTTTCTATTACAGGTTTTCCTTTCCTGCTCTTCTTCCTCGCCTCCTTTCTGCTCAAAAAGTGAAAAGAAGAGCCTCATTACCTCACCTCCTCCTGGCAAGTCCAACTAAAGCGAGAAGCCCAAGCCCGCCAACACCGAGCCAGAGCCAGGTGTTCCCACTTGAGCCGCCGAAGAGCGTGAACCCTCCAGAATCTCCAATGCTAACGGCAACCTTGTCCTGGAAGACCGTCGCGTTGCCCTGAAGAACCTGCACCTGGAGCTCGTAGGCGTCGTAAGTCAGGTCTTCTGGCACGGCGAAGGCTATGCTAACATCCTTCTCGGTGAGCGGGCCGACCGAAATGCTCTGGTTGATCTCGCTCGGCAGGAAGCCGCCCGAGACCTTGATCGTGTAATACTGCACATCGCTCGACGGGTTCTTGAAGTGGAGGACAATCGTGCCCTCGCCACCCTTCTCGACTGTCAGCTGCTTCGTGGTGAGCGTGATTGCAGGATTCACGGTGACGTCATAGGTCGCGACCTGGCCGTTCCACTGGAGTTCGAGCGTGTACTGGCCCTCACTCGGCACGTTGACGCTGAAGGAGTACGCCTCGTAGGGGCTGAAGGCGTGGGAATCACTCCAAACCTCGTTGCCCTGGCTGTCCTTCAGAACCGCCGTGATGAGGTAACTCTGGCCACTGCTTTCCGAGATGCGAAGCTCATTCTGGCCGACCTGCCATTCAGAGGGCATCTGAACCGAAAACGGGAGCGGCTCGACGGTGTAGGTGACACTCTTTGTCGTCGTGTAGGTCTTGCTCATTATTGCGTCATGACTCTCAAAGCTCAGAGTGAACCCGTGCTGGCCGACCGCGCCCGCCTTGAACTTGATGGAAATCTGTGTCGGGCCTGAAATGTCGCCGAGATAGTACTTGCCCGACTCGGGAGAGACGGCCTGGCCGTCTTTCTGGACTTCGAGGACGTTGGAGAGGCCGCTCAGGCTCAGGTAAGTGTTGTAAGCCGCGTCGGTGCTGATCGGCGAGAGAGTGAAAGTGAGCGTGTAAATCGTGTTCTCGGGAATGCTGATGTCAGACGGGAAGTTTTCAAACTTGAAGGCGGCGCTGTCAGGGTACATCTCGACACTGACAGTCATGTCACCCTGGACGTCTATCGTCTTCGTGACGCTCCAGTACCCGCTTTTCTCGAAAGTGAGTGTATGAGTGCCCTTAGTTAAATCTAAACTTCCACCATCGTCCAGCGTGCCGATAACGTTACCGTTCTCCTTCACCGTAACGCCCGTGAGGGGTTGATTACTCAGAGCATCCTTGAGCGAGAGCTGAATATGATACTCAACCTCATAAATCTGTATATTATTAAACTCGACCTTCCCCTGCCAGCCCAAGTTATTACCAATGCCTACAGCCGGAACACCAAAAACTACCTTCTCGATTGACAACGGGTCAATATGCTGCTGAACATTCGTCAGATTATACAATAAGAAACCGTCCTTATATACCAGTAAATCCCACTCCGTGCCCCTCTGCTGAAACTCAATTCTAAAATGTACGTACTTATTCCTAAAGCTCGTCCCTGCATCAATAGAACCACCTATAGTGTCGCTACTCCCATCATACTGAGGATAATTAGCCCCTGAGATTTTCCTAACCTCGATTGAACCCGTATCATACTCAATGAAAGTTAAGCCAACCCCTGAACTCCCTGACATAAAAGACACACCAGATAAAACGTTATTTGCGTACGCCTGATAATCAAACTCGATAGCCTGAAACTCAGTAACATTAAGCCAAGCCCTGACGTACTCAGACCCCGTAGCATCTAAGACCAACCGACCGTCCGATATTGTTACATTAGACGAAGACCCAAAGATATACACCCCGAAATCTCCACTAGACGGAATATAAACAGCCCCAACCGTGCCCGTTGCCAGCGTTCCGAACAGCACCAACAGAGCGAGCAAAACACCGAGTTTCTTCATCTCTTCATCCCTCCACTCCGTAGTCAACACCAATGCCGCCGAGCAAGGCCAGCAGAAGCGCGAGGTTCTCAACAGAGTCCTTGAGCGCGTCGAGAAGAGCTGCACCGTTCGCCTGCCAGAGTGCCGCCAGGAAGCTCAAGAGCATCATGTCATAGAGGAGCACGCGCCAGCTTGATGTAAAGGGCTCGATGATTACTAAAGCCTTGTTTCCCTTGTTCGTGAGCGCCCAATGCATGAGCACGCCGCCAACAGCTCCGACCGCTAGAGCCTCCTTTGTCATCATGGGCCAAGCGATGTAGTACCACGCTCCCGCGAGCACAAAGAAGATGATTAGCTGGATGAGGCTCTTTGTCTTCATACTGCCATCACCTTGCGCGCCTTTTTGAGCTTAGAAACCTCTGCGAGGAGCTGTTGCTTCTTCCTCGTGACTCGCGCGAGCTCCCTCTGCGCTGCCTCAATCTGTCTCCTCAAACGCTCAGCGTACCGATCGAGAGTTTCAATCTCCCGAGAAATCCCATCTAGGTCGTCCATACTACCGCCTCCGGAGGGCTTTGCCAATTTGACGAGAACTGATTTAAGCGGAGGAAGGCCCAAAGGCGCCAGAGAAAAGTCGCAGGAGGAGTTTAAAAGCAAATAAGAACATTTTAAGCTTAAATTAAGCGTAAAAAAGAAGTCAGCCCTCAAGAATTTCCTCCGGCCTTGTGTTACCTAGTTCCAGCCGATAGAGTTTCAGAACCGCCTCTCTGAATACCTGGTTGATGCTCGTTCCCTTGGCCTTGGCAAGGGCTTTTGCCCTTTTCTCAACCTCCGAATCAATATATATTCCACGAACAAACTTAGATTGGGCCATTCCTCCGCTCACCTCCTACATTTTTTCAAATAGATCAGCACGAACACGAGGGCAACCATAACAAGTGTCAGCACGAAAAAGAAAGTCAATGTGAGACAAATCGTGTAGCAACTTGCTTGATAGAGGGCCTTGTCGAGGGCAGGCATGAGGTCAATCACTACCTCATCCTCCTTTCATTTCTTCATGACTTTGCCATATTTCTCGGCCCATTTGCGGGCCTCCCGCCACTCCATAAAGGCTTCGTAGGCAAATGCGGAGAGCACTACCGCGAAGACTCCGCCGAAAGCAAGCCAAATAACGGAGAGGATGGTCATTTCTCCTCACCTCTCAACGAGATGCCCAATTTGGCGCGTTTCGAGCGCCAGCCGCCTTCTAAAACGAGCTTCAGGTCGTCAACAACCGAGGAATACCACTCATCGGCCAGGATCTCAAGGTTGAGGTAGTGTTTTTCCAGAACTCCGCGCTCGGCCCTGCCCTGGATGAAGTTAATGACCTCAAATGGGCAGCCTTTCCTCGCGAGGAACGTTGCGAACCACTCCCTTACCGCGGCCGCGGAGAACTGAACGCTCTTCTCAGTGTTTCTAACCGAGCGGAGCTTGACGCGTAGCCTGTTCTTTACATGTTCATAGTCAAGGGGAAGTTGCTCAAGCTCAGTGAGGGCAAAGTCGCGCGGTAAGTAAGCGTAGAAGGCTTTTTTCTGGCCCTTCTGTTTGTGAATTGGATACTTGGCAATGTTTGGGTACTCTCTTGGGAGGATCAGTTTCTCAGGATCAAACTCATTGAAGAGCTCAATTACTGCCTTTAGTCTCAGGCCAGAGAAGACGAGGGTCTTGTAGATCGTCGCCAGAATAGGGTCTTTTTGTTCGTAGTACTTTAGAGCCTCCCTAATCTGCGCGTCTGGAACGTTCACTTTTCTCGGGTGTGTTGGCTTGACCCAAATAATCTCCTTCAGATCAAGGTACTGGTCGCGAGTGATTATGCCGCGATTCCTCAGGAACTTCGCAAAGCTCCTCAGGGCCTTGGTTATGTGTCTTTTGTAGCCTGTCTCGGCAAGGATCTCCTGGAGGTCTTCATATGTCTTGATAGCGTATGTATTGAAAAACTTCTCAAGGGTTGAAATATAGCGGAATTTCGTTTCCTCGGTGGAGACTCTGAGGGAGAGCCATTTTGCATAGGCATCTTGGAGCTGAGACCACTTTTCGTTTAGGCTTATATCTGGCGAGGACGTCCCCTTCTGCCTTTCGAGCCCGCGCCCCGGGTTCAAATCCCGGCCGGGGCACCAGAATTCTTCAATAGGCTTTTTCTGGCAAGTTTAAACTTACGGTTGTCGTGTGCCCTTTTATCTGTGCCCTTTTATCTTTAAGAGATGCTAAGAAGAGACAATATTCTCTGCACAAAAGAAAAAGAGCAAAAATCAGCCGTGTATAACTTTCACGATTTTTCCGTACTCTGTAACAACAACGGCTGTAACCTGAAGCTTGAACCAACATCAAAAACTTTTCGAGTAATCATCTGGTGGGTTAATATTGCGAATATCCTGGATTTATCCACAATTATGTCCATGCAAAGATTTATAAAACGTCTCCAGGAAAACACTCCAGTCCGCGAATAGCGATAATCCTGAGGTGATGCTCATGGGAAGGACTACTAAGGTCGGATCCGCTGGAAGGTTTGGCCCCAGGTACGGTCTCAAGATAAGGAGAAGAGTTGCGGCCGTTGAGGCCAGGATGAAGCAGAAGCACGTCTGCCCGGTCTGCGGAAGGAAGGCAGTCAGGAGGATAAGCACTGGAATCTGGCAGTGCCAGAAGTGCGGTGCCACCTTCGCCGGCGGCGCCTACCTGCCGACCACCCCGGCGGGGAAGGTCGCCAAGCGCGTTACGGCCTCCAAGGCCTGATCCTTTTTTCATCTTGAGGTGATACTATGGCGACCGCCGTTTATCGCTGTGCAAAATGCGGTAAGGAAGTCGAGCTTGACCTCGCGACCGCGAGGGAAGTCCGCTGCCCGTACTGCGGCAGCAAGATACTTTACAAGCCCAGGCCCCGTGTTGCCCGCAGGGTCAAGGCCATCTGAACTATTTTTCCCTGCGAAAAGCTTTTATCAAACATTCCAAACAAGTGATTGCAATGATGCTGATAACAACGTCCCACCGGCCGACCAGGAGGACGAGGAGCTTCGGCCACGATCTTGAGAAAGTCTTCCCGAACTCACTTTACCTGACTAGGGGTAAGAAGACCATCCAGGATCTTCTCATGGAGGCCTACGATAGGGGCTACGAGAGACTCCTAATAATCAACGTCTGGAAGGGCAACCCGCTCAAGATGACCTTCATCAAAGTTGATCCAGAGGACTGGGGATACATCGGCTACCTCTACCTTCACGGGATAAAGCTCCAGCGCGAGATTGGCTTCAGGAACATACCCCCGATAAGGGAGGAGATGCCCTTTGTGGTGACGACGGCCAAGAGGGTCGGGATAGATCACACGGCCTTCGCCCAGGTCTTCGCCGAACTAACCGGCGGAAAGTTCGTCCCGAGGGGCAACAAGAGCCTCCAGACGATAGCGGACAAGAACAACACAGACGTTATCGGCGTCATAGAGAACTACCCGCGCGGAATGGCTGTGAACTTCTATCGCTTTGACATAACCCGGGAGCGCCCGGTCGGTCCGCTCATCCTCGTCAAAATATGGATAATGGAAGACGGCCGGAGATGGGACTACAAGGAAGCACTCGGCATCAAGCCGAAGGAGTAGCCCGAAACCGTTTTTAACATTGAGAACCTAAACAATCCTATGAGCCGCATGCATTTCTATCTCCGACAGCGTCTTGAAGAAGTCCGAAAGAGGGTTCTCTACGAGAGCTATGAGGCCCAGAAGCTCCCGGCGTGGGAACGGGCCGGAATCACGTGGCTGGCCCTCTTTGCATTCTGGATCATTATAAGCGGGAAGTTCTCGCCATCGCACGTAATTACCGGGGCACTCGTGACGCTTCTGATAGCGATTATAACTAGGGACTTTCTTACCGACGATATAAGGCGGACGGGACACCTCCTCTCGAAGGCGGCCTACATATTCCTATTCCTCGTTCCGCAGTACCTCTTCATCATGGCCTTTCGACTGCTTGAGAGCAACCTGAGGGTCGTCAAGAACGTCATCCTCATGGATATAAACCCTGGAATAGTGAAAGTGAAGGCTGATCTTCACTCGGACACTGGTTTAACCGTCCTTGCGAACTCCATAACGCTCACACCCGGCACTCTAACGCTCGACGTCACCAAAAAGCTCGGCGAGGCCTACCTCTACGTCCACTGGATTGATGTTGAGACGCTCGACGGGGAGAAGGCCGGAATGAAGATAAAGGGGGAGCTTGAGGAATGGCTCAAGAAAATTTTCTGGTAGTTCTGCCCTACGCGGTGGCTTTCCTCGTGTTTACAGCTACCTTGGTCAGTTACAGAGTTATCTTCGGCCCGACGCTCGCTGATAGGGCGGTTGCCCTGAACACTGCGACCACAAAGGCGGTGGTGATAATAGCGATGCTCTCGATCCTCTACGATGCCCCCTACCTGCTCGACGTGAGCATAGTGCTCCTCATGGTGAACGCCGTAGGAGGACTTATCATAGCGAAGTACCTGGAGGTGAGGGCGTGATAGAGCTCCTATTCCTCCTCTTCGGACTGTTCATAATGTTCTTCGGGGCCCTCGGTTTGCTCCGCTTTCCCGATGTTTACACGAGGCTACACGCGACTGCGAAGTGCGATACGGGAGGGGCGATAAACATACTTCTGGCCCTGGCCCTCGCATCGGACTTTCCCCTCACGGGAAAGCTGAAGTTTCTGGTGATAGCGTTCACGATAGCCATGATAAACCCGATGGTCAGCCACGCGATAGCGAGGGCCGCTTACAAGAGCGGAATAAAGCCGAAAGCGGTGGTGGACATGTATGCTTGGGACAATCCATGAAGTT
This sequence is a window from Thermococcus kodakarensis KOD1. Protein-coding genes within it:
- a CDS encoding ATP-binding protein, producing the protein MGVSIYIGKNTDKEKRYVELKENEANHITFLGPSGSGKTTVMRAIAEEIFQNIPGALVVVIEQKYDKNKAKDLMDFLTIITKKKGPDFVKENFQPLLQYYNILKNDGVLHGKPGDFAFGWPNYPFTLYPPFPGDKHSILSWHGLKPKAFPVKRIVFRPVRNLEAIEKDNNCIAREGKIRYKDVDFDFIARLAQINRNTIYGRVIRQAWDLEKKRDPDELERFGYEWEKKYRPNSTVPSSTLLSILEVCALLRSDTIFSKNKDFTSELSTDVINVIDFSANSELTPAEEAWIFKHLVMYIVTKFVRFRNTPVFFVIDEVQNLLEHPDGRKALDKLNREGRSNWVNIISGTQYMYGLPAFLIYGAAHIGIIGRIASADDELLLRKVIRDFHRIKNPKVKSFREYKDVKPWLKGRGWFSFDKMYTERIYFRPPQSL
- a CDS encoding ribosomal biogenesis protein, with the translated sequence MMLITTSHRPTRRTRSFGHDLEKVFPNSLYLTRGKKTIQDLLMEAYDRGYERLLIINVWKGNPLKMTFIKVDPEDWGYIGYLYLHGIKLQREIGFRNIPPIREEMPFVVTTAKRVGIDHTAFAQVFAELTGGKFVPRGNKSLQTIADKNNTDVIGVIENYPRGMAVNFYRFDITRERPVGPLILVKIWIMEDGRRWDYKEALGIKPKE
- a CDS encoding 50S ribosomal protein L37ae, with the protein product MGRTTKVGSAGRFGPRYGLKIRRRVAAVEARMKQKHVCPVCGRKAVRRISTGIWQCQKCGATFAGGAYLPTTPAGKVAKRVTASKA
- a CDS encoding carboxypeptidase-like regulatory domain-containing protein encodes the protein MTTEWRDEEMKKLGVLLALLVLFGTLATGTVGAVYIPSSGDFGVYIFGSSSNVTISDGRLVLDATGSEYVRAWLNVTEFQAIEFDYQAYANNVLSGVSFMSGSSGVGLTFIEYDTGSIEVRKISGANYPQYDGSSDTIGGSIDAGTSFRNKYVHFRIEFQQRGTEWDLLVYKDGFLLYNLTNVQQHIDPLSIEKVVFGVPAVGIGNNLGWQGKVEFNNIQIYEVEYHIQLSLKDALSNQPLTGVTVKENGNVIGTLDDGGSLDLTKGTHTLTFEKSGYWSVTKTIDVQGDMTVSVEMYPDSAAFKFENFPSDISIPENTIYTLTFTLSPISTDAAYNTYLSLSGLSNVLEVQKDGQAVSPESGKYYLGDISGPTQISIKFKAGAVGQHGFTLSFESHDAIMSKTYTTTKSVTYTVEPLPFSVQMPSEWQVGQNELRISESSGQSYLITAVLKDSQGNEVWSDSHAFSPYEAYSFSVNVPSEGQYTLELQWNGQVATYDVTVNPAITLTTKQLTVEKGGEGTIVLHFKNPSSDVQYYTIKVSGGFLPSEINQSISVGPLTEKDVSIAFAVPEDLTYDAYELQVQVLQGNATVFQDKVAVSIGDSGGFTLFGGSSGNTWLWLGVGGLGLLALVGLARRR
- a CDS encoding monovalent cation/H+ antiporter complex subunit F; its protein translation is MAQENFLVVLPYAVAFLVFTATLVSYRVIFGPTLADRAVALNTATTKAVVIIAMLSILYDAPYLLDVSIVLLMVNAVGGLIIAKYLEVRA
- a CDS encoding DNA-directed RNA polymerase subunit P, giving the protein MATAVYRCAKCGKEVELDLATAREVRCPYCGSKILYKPRPRVARRVKAI
- a CDS encoding monovalent cation/H+ antiporter subunit E: MSRMHFYLRQRLEEVRKRVLYESYEAQKLPAWERAGITWLALFAFWIIISGKFSPSHVITGALVTLLIAIITRDFLTDDIRRTGHLLSKAAYIFLFLVPQYLFIMAFRLLESNLRVVKNVILMDINPGIVKVKADLHSDTGLTVLANSITLTPGTLTLDVTKKLGEAYLYVHWIDVETLDGEKAGMKIKGELEEWLKKIFW
- a CDS encoding integrase; amino-acid sequence: MNPGRGLERQKGTSSPDISLNEKWSQLQDAYAKWLSLRVSTEETKFRYISTLEKFFNTYAIKTYEDLQEILAETGYKRHITKALRSFAKFLRNRGIITRDQYLDLKEIIWVKPTHPRKVNVPDAQIREALKYYEQKDPILATIYKTLVFSGLRLKAVIELFNEFDPEKLILPREYPNIAKYPIHKQKGQKKAFYAYLPRDFALTELEQLPLDYEHVKNRLRVKLRSVRNTEKSVQFSAAAVREWFATFLARKGCPFEVINFIQGRAERGVLEKHYLNLEILADEWYSSVVDDLKLVLEGGWRSKRAKLGISLRGEEK
- the mnhG gene encoding monovalent cation/H(+) antiporter subunit G gives rise to the protein MIELLFLLFGLFIMFFGALGLLRFPDVYTRLHATAKCDTGGAINILLALALASDFPLTGKLKFLVIAFTIAMINPMVSHAIARAAYKSGIKPKAVVDMYAWDNP